A region of the Epinephelus fuscoguttatus linkage group LG13, E.fuscoguttatus.final_Chr_v1 genome:
tgtcaatgtgatgacgtcatcaaatgacttgtcgactcgacttcgactttattgacagataagtcgacctgaaaaaagtcaaagtcgttaatgccctagtggataggtccaacaatgTGCGTGTGGTGGTAAAACGTatccatgtgcatttgtttttgaagaaaagtcaatttgtggtgttttaccaacatagtgtgtttatttcaaaagagtctgcatgcatgtacatgtctgtattttgaaaacagacaatgcatttaACAATTTGAAgctgacatggcatcccagaacatcaacccccaacgcacccagggtaccttgcacatcatatgttgacatagaaagtccatgaccaatcgttgatatgtgatgaggttggagtgagaatgtgttgagaaAGACCATCTTTCAAGCAGTGACATACTTTTTTAAATACTCTACATCTTAGATGAGCTGACATGCCTCAATGACCTCCTGCCTCAGGCAACATCGTTAACCCCAGCTGTGCATCTCTAACTCCATCTGTACATGAAAAGTACCTGTACAGCAACGTCAAATCAGTAAGACAGTTAAATATATATGGAATATAAACTAACTTAGCTGTAAGACAGTGGAAGTGCTTGAAGAGAAGAGAGTTCATTTTCCCCTGCAAACTTAAGTTATTAATAAGCTATATTTAGGGGAGGGATTCTTGCCTAAATTTTTGCTTATGatgtaaaaacaagagagaGTGAACATTTTGTGAGATGTAATAGAGCCACATGCTGCGTTCAGTGGACAGGACACTTTTTAGCTGTATTTTTCAGTCATTAATCTTATGTGCATCTTACACAACAGATGTGCTACAGTTTTAATTATTACAGCTGTTTACACCAGTCATGTACTGGCTCACATTTTATGCACACTACTGCAACCCAAAGCATCTTtttaggctgttttttttttccaaattaggTACTTAACTACATTGATTTTGCATTGGGTTGTAAGGCAGCGACAAGACACTTGTGATTGCACAGCAGTACTGTAGATTACCATGTCCAGGGTTACACTGACAAATGACTGAATGCTGCTTCAGCTGTTGTAGGCAAGCTGTTGGTTCAGCACCAGGCTGTCAACTCTAACTAAGAAAAATCAAGGGGTGTATTGTTTCAGGTACTGGCCAGAGGATAAACTATGATCCAGGAAGGTGATAGAGCCATGAGTTTGAAGGATCATCAGGCGCCAAAACACTGAGCAGTTTCTACAACAGTGACACAGCATTTTACAACCATGGGAATGGTTCTTTCATCGTAATAATGCCAGTTAAACAATAGACTTACTCTATTCAGTGATCCACCAGAAAAGAGTGCTTGAATGTATTTATGTTGCAGCAAATGTTGAACCGGGTCCAACTTTTTTGTGTGAACGTGTCGTAACCACTGATGCCAAAAGTCCttcaaatgaaacacaaaagtACATTGTTTGCTTTTGTCCTCTAGAACAACACATAGAAGCATTTTCTGATCCAACTCTCCTATTGGCAGGactgttaaaaatcaaaaatatagatgcaaaaataaatacctTGGTTAGATTTAGGGTAGGGATGCCAGTTTCTGTAAATTTTGCATATGAAAGCccacaaaatgaaatgaaatataagaggctattcctttaagtctggccctccattgactcagtgagggtcacattttaaagtactatccatttagaggtggtaaaatgtaaatgttttgtgttgccttttgttttttgtttttttctcttggcTTTACCCACAGATGGTTGGTTAGCTACATTAACATGCAGAAACTTGCCCACtgctcactctctgtctccactggtCAGCTAGCCGAGGCTGCCCTGCACTGCGCACCACCCAAGTCGAGTGCTAGCAAGTGGCCCCACTCATTTGGCAGTTACCCTAGGTAATGCTGTCCCAGTGGTGGCCACCATCAGGTCTCCCCCCAGGTGGCACAATTTAGTAAGTGGCTTCATTTGGAgctgcaaaacccctttagcgcTATTGCCTTGGGATGCATAATAACATCAGCACGTGATCGGTGTCAGCCAacattggctttaaaatgaaatatcggAATTGACCaacatattttttcttattttacacaatgaataaatattacatacattgaaaatcACTGGCTTTTTATGTCTCCGTCAACTGGGGGGCCATCACAATatgagtatgcatgtataatataatgttaattccactacagaagagacttgatgatcactgaaattaggtagggaaaaaaagtggatatatcgctATTGGTATTGGTTATCAGTCAAATAAGCAGTTGCATATTGGCATGTTGGgctatcagcaaaaaatcccaatatcatgcatccctagatGAAAAAAACCTACcggccaaacatattttttaccagccaaaataatgaattgcctttttctGTCACATATACGTTTTTTTCAGTGCTTTTCATTGAGATAATACAATATTATGTTGAATACAAGCTTAAAGGAGAGGCCAGAGTGAAGTTTGAGGTAAAATTAGTTTAATATTATCAAGTTTTGAGCTCAAAATTCCATTTGCACTTTGTACTTCAAACATTTGTACTTCAAACATAACAGTAATTTACAGTAAGCACAACAGtaaatttttttgttgtaaaccTTCCAGATGCTTATTAATCATGTAACTTAAACCTCCTCAGACTGCTCACTCTGCAGTCACCCCCTTTGCACAGTCCATGAAGTCTGGAGTCCTGAGTCCTGGTGCCAGAGTATCACAGCTTTGGTGGGATCATACTCCTTGATCTCTGGGGAGGAGAGCTGGACCATAAGAAGATCTGACAGTGTATCAGACAGTAGACTGGACCGCCAATTGGTTTTCACCTGTTTCATGGTATTAAAACCTCTTTCACATTCAGCCATGGAGGCAGGGAAGGACAGGACCAGGTCAACCAGTGCCAGCAAATCAGGGCAAGAATGCTGATGGCTCCTGTTGACACTGACCCAGGACATCTGCTGCAGGGACTGGGGCTCTTGGCACATCAGCACCTTGAGGATGGTCCACTGGTCAGGAATCTTTTCAACATGGATGGCAGAGGTTTCCAGGACAGGCTTGGAAGTGATCCACCAGGTGATGAGGGTCTTCCTGTCACTTTCTCTGCTGGTCAGTGAAATTCCCTCATAGCTGTTCGCCATTGCGCCCTTCAGCATGGGCCCCTCTCTGGTGACAAAAGGCTAATGTTCACTATCCTTTTAGAGTGCACAACACACTTAcactctctttccctctcttgctgacatgaactttttttttaattctcttaAGGCAAGTACTGCTTATTGCATCTTACCTGGTTTTGTACTTCTTGAGTACTGCCTGTGTTGAGCACAAGGAACTGTGGGCCTCTGCAATGGTGATGGTGGACCTCTGCAGACTGGCAGACAGGCTGCTCAGGTGGGTTAGGGTGTCATTCAGGAAGCCACAGAAGCGGATGACAACAGCCTCCCTGGCAGTGCTGTAGTATTTTCTGGCCTTGGCTTGCTTCACACCTCTGACATTTTGGGCATCAACAGATTGGATCTGAAATGCATCAAGAACAAAGACATACAAACAGATCACTGTGCTATTCAAAACCACCTATAACcatatgacacattttatgagTGCATAAAGCATTGGAATATagtgttatatttttctttactgGACATAACATTTTGATGACTTTTGATATAGTTAATATAGCAATTCAGAGCCACTACCTGTTCCAGGTGCTGGACAACCCCCTGGTAACCCCGCAGGAAGTGGTCCAGGGCACGCGGTAGGTGTCCAACCCATCAGGTCCTGCCGATTCTGGTGGGTACCAGTGGTCTGTGACCAAGAGCTTAGAAGCTATTCAACAGGTTTGCCCTGTTCAGTGGGCTGGTGTGGTAGAAGGTGTAGAGCCCAATGAGGAGGTCTTCCACTTTCTAGTACATCACGTTCATACATCATGTATGCCATACAGTGGATGCTGATGATGTAGGCTTGGTCCCCCTTCAGTTGGCTGACCACACCAGTCCTGGCTCCGATCATCACAGCAGCACCATCTGTTGCCAGGGCCAggggcaaaaatcccatttcatagctgggggggggggacaataaacagtaaaatttaaaattttagagaataattccaggggggacaaggaaaaaaagttgtagcctgtcttttatacagcatcttttaccgcaatttgatgctttaatcttctctctatctctccagcaggcagagtgaatgtctatacttatgaggaatggcttaacaactaaacatttcctgcaattaaactggtaaactggtttataaacagtgtgctgtgagatctgctgctgtgcacctcacaaccgtgcgtaatagtcaaCGCGTAATGACAGCTCCTCGTCGGTTAGACTGCACGtctctcatgtttgtctcactgacaggtggagagcctacagatgggtacccattagctacgagccgctccgccactgactgctcttgccctgtcctctccctcttctttctctcctgtcgtctctgactatcactaaactatGAGCTTattcattagcttttagcttagcagcactgttaattgagtaggcttttgaacaatgcaggagaaatgttgcagacagtttatattatcagcctgggccccgggcttgttgtaacagtaaatgggatgtgttgtaacttgtgtaagttaaactgtatctgtgtgagtgtacatcttaccctgcgatgcgcAATGTGGGCAGCGagtccagccacacgctgctactgctgccaagtagccctgcccgttggaaagagtgtgggatataccactactaggaatgggagggggggactaaatcttttaagatttaaaaagcacattattgcacgattataatgagcaccacttacattgtgcttttaataaatactactgcattgttcaaaaattattaattgtgtctcaaattattctgggggggggggggggggggcgacgacacagctttactgaagggggggggtcatgtcccccctgtccccccccgggatttccgcccctggcCAGGGCAACCAACTCCCTCCCCCACTCGTTGCACACTCCCTCCATGATGGCACTGACTATGTTGGTTATGTGTTCTGTGCCGGCCTTCTCCACTGACCTGATGCCAACAGACTTGGTCTTGATCTTTCTCTTGTAACAGAACCTACATAAACCAACTCCTCCTCTTTCACAGAACTGTCTGTGGAGCCGTCAGACACGATGGAGAGAAATCTGGTGGTTTTCAACATCTCTCTGATGTTGTTCCTCTCTGCTTCTGCAACATAGTGTGTGAACTCTTGGGCTTAAATCCTGTTCCTATGGGTTGATCCCACCACAATGCCTTTGTTTTCATCTAAGCTGCAAAAGTAAAAAATCATGGCAAAAATTAATTCAGTCTTTTGATAAACAGTAATGTTATCCAATATATCTACTTATTTGTGCTAAATGAGCCTTCCACTGtggaaaatgaaaatgcttATTGTGGGACTGCATATTCATGTGAATTAAGTTAACCTAAACAGCCTGATAAAATAGCCCTTATTAATTCTGGAGGGCGGGGGATTTGGTTTCATAACTAACAGGCTATGTGACACTAATTTAATAGAAGCACATTTTTCACTTACTCGCATATCCACTCGAAGTCCGTAAACGATCTCCCCTTCTTCCCAATGGCATGTGCAGTATTGAACATGTTCATCATCTTCTGAGTGGTCTGTTCAGACATGGCCATGAGTGTCATCACGGCGGGTGTTGAGAGGAGAGGCAGGACACAGCCACGCAGGCTATGTGACACTTGCTGCGTTCATGGTCAAGGATGTTCTCCAGCTTCATCGTTTTGTTACCGATGACAAATGAGTTGTTAAGTTTTATTTCTTTGGCATATTGCCAACATACATTACAGCTCATTACTGCACCCTCAGCATTGTAGTGTAGCCAGCCTCTTGAAATGCCGTTTGAAATTTTGTTTTGTCGGTGGATATCATGAGATCATGAAGAGATCATGGATTTGGCACGCGATATGCCTACGTGTGCGCGCATCCTCCGAGTAGGCCTACAGGTTCCTTGATGCAGCAGGGAGCAATTTAAGTGcgacacacaacaaacagagcgCCGGTCTGCTATTAGCCACCGTCAAATAGCTATTAATTTATTACATGactattttggtacaaacatttacctgcCAATGTGGCATATAGCCTTCCGAGATTTAGTTGCCAAATGGAAAATCTATCCGCATTTGGCACTTGCCGGGTGTTAATTTTCAGCCCTGTTTGTCGTGGCAGTCAACATTGAATGAGCAGGGCCATAGCTAGCTCCCATGAAACCCAGTTGGTAGGCAGTGGACATGATGAGAACTCCAACAGGGCTCTCAAGTCTCACGCTTTGAGAGTGTGACACACGCATTTTAACCTTTTCCCACTCTCACCTGCCACACCTGGCATTTGTCACGCATAAAAAAATTATTACGATAACGCCCACCAAGTTACACGCTATATATGTAGTAGAACGTGTTGCAAGATGTTGTGGGTATGTAGAGCTCAACAAGAGCTTGCCACAGCTCCAcagccaataaaaataagacacagCTACCCATCAGCCAATCAAAAAATAGCATTGCTGTATCCTCTCCGTGGAGAGGGAGACCCGAGCCTTGGAGTGCGAGGGTGGACGGGCTCTGCTTGGAACATAATCCTCCTGTCCAAAATGAGCGCTGCACACGACCGCGTTTTTGGTCACAGATGAAGCCGTGAAATCGCGCCTCTTCACCTGCACACAACGCACCCAGGCACGAAAACTAACTCCACTCCTTTTTCTGTCCGGAAAATGGTGGACTCGATGTCCTGACAGACTCGAGTTTGTGtaacctgcacaaacacaataattcgGCATAATCACAAATGGTGAAATGCACTGTTAACAACCGAAAATATACTAACTCACAAGTTTACTACCGCTCAGACTCACTACCACCTACTACTGCACATTGGACATAGGCAGGGTCAAGGACGCAGTGTCCCTCTCACGACGTAGTATCAGGcgatgttggaaaaaaaacatttttagaagAGGAACTAAAAAGAGCCACTTTTTCTTCTGAATTTGTGCCCCTATGTCGTGTAAACCAtaataaattctgaattaaCTTCTCATATGGTAATTTTCATACAAagttatgtatatatttttaaaaaaatttaaccTGCAAGTTGCACTTTAAATGGAAAAGTGATAGGCTAATTCATAATTAGTGTAATTTAAAACACCTTTGTGattaagtttaaacagacattgaaagatttagatgtattgtgggattaatttttaaataaagaaactaTGCTAAAAAAAACCAGTGTCCcttgttttcatgtcactacCAAAACACAAGAGTTTTAATGCATTggctgctctactctattctgctctactctgctctgttctgctctgctctgctctactctatactctgctctactctactactACTTTGGAAGTGTGTAACTTTAAAACTAATCATTTCAATCATATATTTTAAGCAAATTACCATACTTAAggcaatgtcttgttttgtatttaatgtaCTGTTGGTTTCTATCTGAAATTGTAGAGTTCACAGCAAGACACAGGACACCAACATGCCAAACCATCTTTTAAGACTGCAAGACGACTTAACCACTCAAGACCCCTTTTATGATGGCTTTACAATAAGCAGGTGCCCACTACCAGCTATAATTTCAGACTTACAAGTAATATTAATTATACAGCTGCTGTATGTTACAATTGTTTTGATATACTGAAATCCTGAAGGTTCTTTGTTACAGTGTTGTAGTGGGGGTGGGCATGCATAAAATGTAATTGGTGTTCATGATTAGTTCATTCCAGATTCAACTGCACAGCACAAATCACTATTTTCTTTAAGATGTTGAatcaatggcagactttgtttggcaaagtactgaatactgtataccctcatgtagtgatgtctgctggtgagtcagtctaacagtgtcggatcggttgaggctgtggatttgaccaagtttgaccacttaaTCACTATttcctctcacttgtagctgttttttcattatcttttgaatttaatatgaattatggaaccgtttttgttcacgtttgtttcccccgttttgtaaaataatttattgaaagttgcttttgaagacacagaagtgtgttttgagaacgactgcagactgtcacctgttcaacgcatcaatatcttcagatgccattaaagtaataatgattataataataatgtaaaaatattattaacagactgatttaacagacgatcactggaaagtctgggcgagaggcttccacagaggagcgcccagtttgcaccaactttctaaagacgttatttacttcactcaaactgcgtgtggctattagcgctggtgttagtgaattagacgttgtttatcagtgaggctcatttgcatagaaaggggcaatttttgcgccaaatatatgcaaattacctcatttaaatacgtgcaaataacaccagAGCACCGAGatgcaatctgcttggcagcgcacttagtggagcatttcaccctctgcgcgtgctttgtgaattagacggtatctgtttgctccatttttaccggtttagtggccgcaaaagccacgcaatccttttgtgaattcggccctgggtgttttgtaaaaaataaagtatattgagTTGTCAACTAAAGTATTATGATGTTAATCGGttacatttatgttctgtttcatcAATTATTAACTCTGAAATCAATCTTATCAGTGTTATGCTTTTTACAAAGAAAGACtgcatttagattttgaagaattctataatttgaacttcgaaatttgtttaaatattcatttttatagatttaattgtgaaaacTTTCAGTAAAAATTTGTAAACATTTAAATCTTTAGACAAGGGAAGGAACAAGCATAACTggttgatatatatttttttgtataatataatactatatgtttaggtagtgacaaactttgggagaggaaaaacattccaaaacagtctgaaaatacaaaatttacAGTTCTTTTATGTAGATAGATACTTTACATAATGGTACAATATAGATATAGGGAAcaagttttggaaataaaacatacaaaatttcaaaatatttccagcctaactttgcacacattcggtagaatgccccatatacaaggcttttgccgcagcagcccaggttcgactccggcctgtggcaccttgctgcatgtcactccctctgtctctctcccccttcatgcttaactgtcctgtcaattaaaggcaaaatgccccacaaaattaaaaaagaatccTTTCAAAtttcagcagctattttaaACATGTATAGTTGGTTGATGActtatttgaaatttgaatccTTTATAAGCTATCATACCCAAGGCCTGCCACATTGGCGCAGTCAACTTAAATCAGGTTAAAACAAACTCAATCCAGCTGAtcattaaagtgatagttcaggtttttggacatgaagttgtgtgtgaaacgggttacatctgtaacaggaaaccgatggaattgggagccggcgatgtttgtattcccacagctgttcgcaccattttggtattcctctgttttcctacagcagctgacaagGGTGTGTCatgagcctgagccggtgtttgcgctgtagtagtagtaggtatatatagggctagtacatctttttcctcactaataatagacaactggttctctgttggaaacagctgatgaagttttcgttagctgttgctatcctgcgcacctgcacggcATGGTGATGAACTGTgttattgatttctgttgctgtgctgtCTTGCAGGCCTGCAtggcggagtgatactggccagaaaatagtcccaattgatagcaaggtctgacgtaatgcgggaatgttttaaaattattgaaatagtctaacaaaacacatgcatacttttttgtagcttaaaaccttttggttacgtgtcccccgtacatcttaagaactactttttctccggtaagctgcgggcgatttctcagagcaggaggctcgttgagagtagtgacacgTCAAATCAGAGCTGCAGATGGTCAGTAGGGGTGTaatggtacacaaaaatctcggttcggtacgtacctcggtacacaagtcacggttcgtttttttcttttggtacagtaatgaaaaaaatagacaactattaaatatcttacttcaccttattaaaacataccaccacagcagttaactctttttacacaatttttgaatgaaacaaatatatataaaatcctgctttttcacattgtttgaatgaacaGTTTATCAGTTTAGTTTTAACAGTTTAtcatggtggaggagtttgagtgccctaatgaccctaggagctatgctgtcgggggcattttgcccctggtagggtttcccatggcagattggttctgggcaaagggtcagacgaagaacggttcaaaagacccttcatgatggatatGAACAAAGACatgtgtacccggcccggagggttaccggggccccgccctggagacaggcctggggttggggcccgtgggcgagcgcctggtggtcgggccttcg
Encoded here:
- the LOC125899175 gene encoding zinc finger protein 862-like, producing the protein MTLMAMSEQTTQKMMNMFNTAHAIGKKGRSFTDFEWICDYEMGFLPLALATDGAAVMIGARTGVVSQLKGDQAYIISIHCMAYMMYERDIQSVDAQNVRGVKQAKARKYYSTAREAVVIRFCGFLNDTLTHLSSLSASLQRSTITIAEAHSSLCSTQAVLKKYKTREGPMLKGAMANSYEGISLTSRESDRKTLITWWITSKPVLETSAIHVEKIPDQWTILKVLMCQEPQSLQQMSWVSVNRSHQHSCPDLLALVDLVLSFPASMAECERGFNTMKQVKTNWRSSLLSDTLSDLLMVQLSSPEIKEYDPTKAVILWHQDSGLQTSWTVQRG